A DNA window from Caulobacter mirabilis contains the following coding sequences:
- the dgcA gene encoding N-acetyl-D-Glu racemase DgcA, translated as MFRSFAVSRRRWPLKAPFRISRGVKTAAETVMVELRRGDVVGRGEAVPYPRYGESVDGVVAQLETVAAAFEAGQPDAAVTALLPAGAARNALDCALWDLRARESGVSVAAATGLARPPRLECAVTVSLDEPEAMAAAARACADAPLVKVKLDGDLVEQRLLAVGQAAPRSRLIVDPNEGWTIDILREVSSLLARLNIALIEQPLPAGDDHALEGFDPPAPVCADESVHTADNLATLKGRYQAVNIKLDKTGGLTEAIALLGAARREGFTVMTGCMVGSSLAIAPALHIAGASDVADLDGPWWLTEDWPGGVRLEGGWMTPPAAGFWGEPG; from the coding sequence ATGTTTCGAAGCTTCGCCGTCTCTCGCCGCCGCTGGCCGCTGAAGGCGCCCTTCCGCATCTCGCGCGGGGTGAAGACCGCGGCGGAGACGGTGATGGTCGAACTGCGGCGCGGCGACGTCGTCGGGCGGGGGGAGGCCGTGCCCTATCCCCGCTACGGCGAGAGCGTCGACGGCGTGGTCGCCCAGCTGGAGACCGTTGCGGCGGCCTTCGAGGCCGGCCAGCCGGACGCGGCGGTGACCGCCCTGCTGCCGGCCGGCGCGGCGCGCAACGCGCTCGACTGCGCCCTGTGGGACCTGCGCGCCCGCGAGAGCGGCGTGTCGGTCGCCGCGGCCACGGGCCTTGCGCGACCGCCGCGGTTGGAGTGCGCGGTGACCGTCAGCCTGGATGAACCGGAGGCCATGGCCGCCGCGGCCCGCGCCTGCGCCGACGCGCCGCTGGTCAAGGTGAAGCTCGACGGCGATCTGGTGGAACAGCGTCTGCTCGCCGTAGGGCAGGCGGCGCCTCGATCGAGGCTGATCGTCGACCCGAACGAAGGTTGGACCATCGACATCCTGCGCGAGGTCTCGTCCCTGCTGGCGCGGCTGAATATCGCTCTGATTGAGCAGCCGCTGCCCGCCGGGGACGACCACGCGCTGGAGGGTTTCGACCCGCCGGCTCCGGTCTGCGCCGACGAGTCCGTGCACACGGCCGACAACCTGGCGACGCTCAAGGGACGCTACCAGGCGGTCAACATCAAGCTCGACAAGACAGGGGGGCTGACCGAGGCGATCGCCTTGCTGGGCGCGGCTCGGCGCGAGGGTTTCACGGTGATGACCGGCTGCATGGTCGGCTCGTCGCTGGCCATCGCCCCGGCGCTGCATATCGCCGGAGCGTCGGATGTCGCCGACCTCGACGGGCCCTGGTGGCTGACCGAGGACTGGCCCGGCGGGGTGCGGCTTGAGGGAGGCTGGATGACGCCGCCGGCTGCTGGATTTTGGGGAGAACCCGGCTGA
- the dgcN gene encoding N-acetyltransferase DgcN, translated as MISSPYLLYLGAATDPLAVKTARGVAEWRPETCIGQLRLPGCEVTLGLEDVAIDEAVRRGARTLIIGEANAGGVLSAAAIPVIVAALDAGLDVASGLHQRLGDVPAVREAAERNGRRLFDVRQPPADLVVGKGVPRAGMRLLTVGTDCSMGKMYTSLALEKALRARGVAADFRATGQTGILIAGDGIAVDAVVADFISGATERVSPARHDGGWDIIEGQGSLFHPSYAGVSLGLLHGAQPDALVLCHEPGRPHMRGVPGHPVPGLKETLERNLEAARLTNPDVVAVGVAFNTSAYSDAEAARLCAEASAELNLPCQDPVRMGVDQIVDKLLSCFEASPSLAAAGR; from the coding sequence ATGATCTCTTCTCCCTACCTGCTGTACCTCGGCGCGGCGACGGACCCGCTGGCGGTCAAGACGGCGCGCGGCGTCGCCGAATGGCGTCCCGAGACCTGTATCGGTCAGCTGCGCCTGCCGGGCTGCGAAGTGACCCTCGGCCTGGAGGATGTCGCCATCGACGAGGCCGTCCGGCGCGGCGCCCGGACCCTGATCATCGGCGAGGCCAACGCCGGCGGCGTGCTGAGCGCGGCGGCGATCCCGGTGATCGTGGCGGCCCTCGACGCGGGCCTCGACGTGGCCAGCGGCCTGCACCAGCGGCTGGGCGACGTTCCGGCGGTCCGCGAGGCCGCCGAACGCAACGGCCGCCGGCTGTTCGACGTCCGCCAGCCGCCGGCTGATCTGGTCGTCGGCAAGGGCGTTCCGCGGGCCGGGATGCGCCTGCTGACTGTCGGCACCGACTGTTCGATGGGCAAGATGTACACCTCGCTGGCGCTGGAGAAGGCGTTGAGGGCTCGCGGCGTGGCGGCTGACTTCCGCGCCACCGGCCAGACCGGCATCCTGATCGCCGGCGACGGCATCGCGGTCGACGCCGTGGTCGCCGACTTCATCTCCGGCGCGACCGAGCGCGTGTCGCCGGCGCGCCATGACGGCGGCTGGGACATCATCGAAGGGCAGGGTTCGCTGTTCCACCCGTCCTACGCCGGCGTGTCGCTGGGTCTGCTGCACGGCGCCCAGCCGGACGCCCTGGTGCTTTGTCATGAGCCGGGTCGTCCCCACATGCGAGGCGTGCCGGGTCATCCGGTTCCTGGCCTGAAGGAGACGCTGGAGCGCAACCTGGAAGCCGCGCGGCTGACCAATCCCGACGTCGTCGCCGTGGGCGTGGCGTTCAACACCTCGGCCTACTCCGACGCGGAGGCCGCGCGCCTCTGCGCCGAGGCGTCCGCCGAGCTCAACCTGCCCTGCCAGGACCCGGTCCGGATGGGCGTCGACCAGATCGTGGACAAGCTGCTGTCATGTTTCGAAGCTTCGCCGTCTCTCGCCGCCGCTGGCCGCTGA